Proteins co-encoded in one Bacillus sp. FSL H8-0547 genomic window:
- a CDS encoding branched-chain amino acid ABC transporter permease: MEIFQQIVNGISLGSIYALIALGYTMVYGIVKLINFAHGDVFMIGAFVGFYSITILELGFFPALIISMAVCALIGVLIERIAYKPLRNATRIAALITAIGVSLLIEYGVIYVRGAQPEAYPGTVLPAESISIFGATISSQSLFILGISVGLMILLQFIVHKTKIGKAMRAVSHDADAARLMGINVDNTISATFAIGSALAGAAGVIFGTYYIKIEPLMGIIPGLKAFVAAVLGGIGIIPGAMIGGLLLGVIESLVSAMGYSLWRDGVAFIVLILILIFRPSGLFGKNVREKV, from the coding sequence ATGGAAATTTTTCAGCAGATAGTCAATGGAATATCTCTGGGCAGTATATATGCTTTAATAGCACTTGGCTACACGATGGTGTACGGAATTGTGAAACTGATCAATTTTGCCCATGGGGATGTCTTTATGATAGGAGCCTTTGTAGGGTTTTATTCCATTACTATATTGGAACTTGGTTTTTTTCCTGCGTTAATTATATCTATGGCCGTATGTGCATTAATTGGGGTGTTAATTGAGAGAATTGCTTATAAACCTTTGAGAAATGCGACCAGAATTGCGGCGCTTATCACGGCCATCGGAGTTTCCCTCCTCATTGAGTACGGGGTTATCTATGTGAGAGGTGCACAGCCGGAAGCGTATCCGGGAACTGTTCTTCCTGCTGAAAGCATTTCTATTTTTGGGGCGACGATCAGCAGTCAGTCATTATTCATTCTGGGCATCTCTGTAGGGCTTATGATCCTGCTTCAATTCATTGTTCATAAAACAAAGATCGGCAAAGCAATGCGTGCTGTTTCACATGATGCAGATGCCGCACGGCTCATGGGAATCAACGTAGACAATACGATTTCTGCTACTTTTGCAATCGGTTCGGCTTTAGCCGGAGCCGCCGGAGTCATATTTGGAACCTACTATATAAAAATTGAACCGCTTATGGGAATTATTCCTGGATTAAAGGCCTTTGTTGCGGCCGTTTTGGGAGGCATCGGCATCATTCCGGGTGCGATGATCGGCGGACTGCTGCTTGGTGTCATTGAATCACTTGTCAGTGCTATGGGTTATTCATTATGGCGCGACGGCGTGGCCTTTATTGTTCTCATTCTTATACTCATCTTCCGTCCATCAGGGCTGTTCGGCAAAAATGTAAGGGAGAAGGTGTGA
- a CDS encoding ABC transporter substrate-binding protein has translation MKKRRLAAVFMSLMLSAGVLAGCGAKSTGSTGGDTIKIGANLELSGGVASYGQSISEGLELALEEINKEGIDGKKIELIEFDNKSDAAEATSGAIKLVSKDKVAAIIGAATSTNTLAQVQIAEKNKVPLITPTGTNPTITNTDGKVNDFVFRTCFIDPFQGTVAANFATGDLSVKNAAVLIDSSSDYAKGLANSFKESFEKNGGEIVSEEAYVAKDTDFRATLTRIKSANPEFIFLPGYYEEVGLIVKQAREIGLDVPFMGGDGWDSPKLIEIAGGDALENTFITNHYSSGDPDKKIQDFVKAFKAKYKDKSPDAFNALGYDTGYFLADAIKRAGGADPEKLQKALEETKDLALVSGNLTLDELHDPVKSAAILEYKGGEQTFKTNVDPE, from the coding sequence ATGAAGAAAAGACGACTTGCTGCAGTGTTTATGTCACTTATGCTTTCTGCTGGAGTGCTGGCAGGATGCGGGGCCAAGAGTACCGGTTCAACGGGCGGGGATACAATTAAAATTGGCGCAAACCTCGAATTGTCAGGGGGAGTAGCGTCCTACGGACAATCAATTTCTGAAGGTCTCGAACTTGCGCTGGAAGAAATAAACAAAGAAGGCATTGACGGAAAGAAGATTGAGCTTATCGAATTTGATAACAAATCAGACGCAGCAGAAGCAACAAGCGGGGCTATTAAACTCGTAAGCAAAGATAAAGTAGCGGCAATTATTGGTGCTGCAACAAGCACAAATACACTTGCCCAAGTGCAAATTGCCGAAAAAAACAAAGTGCCTTTAATTACACCGACTGGAACGAATCCAACGATAACGAATACAGACGGCAAAGTAAATGATTTTGTATTCCGTACTTGTTTCATCGATCCATTTCAGGGAACAGTAGCAGCAAACTTTGCAACGGGAGATCTGTCAGTTAAAAATGCGGCTGTCCTTATAGACAGTTCAAGTGACTATGCGAAGGGACTTGCCAATTCTTTCAAAGAATCCTTTGAGAAAAATGGAGGAGAAATTGTCTCTGAGGAAGCGTATGTAGCGAAAGATACTGATTTCCGCGCAACTCTGACAAGAATTAAATCAGCAAATCCTGAATTTATTTTCCTGCCGGGTTATTACGAAGAAGTAGGACTCATAGTGAAACAGGCACGCGAGATCGGACTGGATGTTCCTTTCATGGGAGGAGACGGATGGGACTCTCCTAAACTTATTGAAATTGCCGGTGGAGATGCTTTAGAAAATACGTTTATTACAAATCACTACTCTTCAGGCGATCCTGATAAGAAGATTCAGGATTTTGTAAAAGCTTTCAAAGCGAAATACAAAGATAAATCACCTGATGCCTTTAATGCACTTGGCTATGACACGGGTTATTTCCTGGCTGATGCCATTAAACGTGCAGGAGGAGCTGACCCTGAGAAGCTTCAAAAAGCACTTGAAGAAACGAAGGATCTAGCTTTGGTGTCCGGGAATCTGACACTCGATGAGCTGCATGATCCGGTTAAATCCGCTGCTATTCTTGAATATAAAGGCGGAGAGCAGACGTTTAAAACGAACGTAGATCCAGAGTGA